Proteins found in one Vagococcus carniphilus genomic segment:
- a CDS encoding permease prefix domain 1-containing protein, giving the protein MIAIENYVETMFMNLPETEEIQHLKNDILLNMIEKYEELVSQGMTENEAIGSVISEFGNVDELLNELEIKKETKNNNIFKNDFPTLDLDEIDEYIAIKRETAVGIGLGVIGCGMGVAAILMGLQFNLIIIGIITCIAIVAISVGLFVMNGLKLSKFNHLEKGFFLNHRNREYIVAEDKNYTKSFTMALVIGIVICILSSIPVLIGSQRADYILLYTAVTVVISTIGCFFLIYAGCVKSSYSFLLENAIDESISQKELDRKIFWKKFNDSFWLIIVAVYLLISFVFNNWSISWIIFPVAGVLFGLWVKEN; this is encoded by the coding sequence ATGATAGCAATTGAAAATTATGTTGAAACGATGTTTATGAATTTACCTGAAACAGAAGAAATTCAACATTTAAAAAATGATATCTTACTAAATATGATTGAAAAATATGAAGAGTTAGTTAGTCAGGGAATGACTGAAAATGAAGCTATTGGTTCAGTTATTTCAGAATTTGGTAATGTAGATGAATTATTAAATGAATTAGAAATAAAAAAAGAAACAAAGAATAACAATATTTTTAAAAATGATTTTCCTACTTTAGATCTAGATGAGATTGATGAGTACATAGCAATTAAGAGAGAAACAGCTGTTGGTATTGGACTAGGTGTTATTGGTTGTGGTATGGGAGTAGCTGCGATTTTAATGGGATTACAATTTAATCTTATTATAATAGGAATCATAACGTGTATTGCAATTGTAGCAATCTCTGTGGGATTATTTGTTATGAATGGATTAAAATTGAGTAAATTCAATCATTTAGAAAAAGGATTTTTCCTTAATCATAGAAATAGAGAGTATATTGTAGCGGAAGATAAAAATTATACTAAATCATTCACTATGGCTTTGGTTATAGGAATTGTTATCTGTATTTTATCCTCTATACCTGTTTTAATTGGAAGCCAGAGAGCAGACTATATTCTACTCTATACTGCTGTGACAGTTGTTATATCGACTATTGGATGCTTCTTCTTAATTTATGCTGGATGTGTTAAATCTAGCTATTCTTTTTTATTGGAAAATGCGATAGATGAGTCTATTTCTCAAAAAGAATTAGATCGAAAAATTTTCTGGAAGAAATTTAATGATAGTTTTTGGTTAATCATTGTAGCTGTTTATTTATTAATTAGTTTTGTATTTAATAATTGGTCGATTTCATGGATAATCTTCCCAGTTGCAGGCGTTTTATTTGGCTTATGGGTGAAGGAGAATTAA
- the asnS gene encoding asparagine--tRNA ligase produces the protein MKTIQIIDSKNHVGETVKIGAWIANKRSSGKIAFLNLRDGSAFFQGVVVKAEVGDELFDLAKGLNQETSVIVTGEIREDTRSKFGYELGVTGLEVVGESHDYPITPKEHGTDFLMDHRHLWLRSSKQHAVMQVRNELIRATYEFFNERNFIKIDPPILTSSAPEGTTELFETDYFGDPAYLSQTGQLYLEAAAMAFGKVFSFGPTFRAEKSKTRRHLTEFWMMEPEMAFVTQEESLEIQEQYVAFMIEKVLENCDYALDVLGRDKELLKKYTVLPFPRISYDEAVELLQKNGFEDITWGDDFGSPHETFIANHYEKPVFILNYPKSMSPFYMKPHPTRDDVVIRADMIAPEGYGEIIGGSERAIGFEYLLEQIEKDGLDRKDYEWYLDLQKYGPVPHSGFGLGLERTVTWVCGIEHVREASPFPRLLHRIYP, from the coding sequence ATGAAAACAATACAGATTATTGATTCAAAGAATCATGTAGGAGAAACAGTAAAAATCGGTGCTTGGATTGCAAATAAACGTTCAAGTGGTAAAATTGCTTTCTTAAACTTAAGAGATGGCTCAGCCTTCTTCCAAGGGGTTGTTGTAAAAGCAGAAGTAGGTGATGAGTTATTTGATTTAGCAAAAGGCTTAAATCAAGAAACATCAGTTATTGTTACAGGTGAAATTAGAGAAGATACGCGTTCTAAATTTGGTTATGAATTGGGTGTTACTGGTCTTGAAGTTGTTGGTGAAAGTCACGACTACCCAATTACACCAAAAGAACATGGAACTGACTTTTTAATGGATCATCGTCATTTATGGTTACGTTCTTCTAAACAACATGCTGTTATGCAAGTTCGTAATGAGTTAATTCGTGCAACTTACGAGTTCTTTAACGAGCGTAACTTTATTAAAATTGATCCACCTATTTTAACAAGTAGCGCACCAGAAGGAACAACAGAATTATTTGAAACAGATTATTTTGGCGATCCTGCTTATCTGTCTCAAACAGGACAATTGTACTTAGAAGCAGCAGCAATGGCTTTTGGAAAAGTCTTTTCATTTGGACCAACTTTTAGAGCTGAAAAATCTAAAACACGTCGTCATTTAACTGAGTTTTGGATGATGGAACCTGAGATGGCGTTTGTCACTCAAGAAGAAAGTTTAGAAATTCAAGAGCAATATGTAGCATTTATGATTGAAAAAGTTTTAGAAAACTGTGACTATGCTTTAGACGTTTTAGGACGTGATAAAGAATTACTTAAAAAATATACAGTTTTACCATTCCCAAGAATTTCTTATGATGAAGCTGTTGAATTATTACAAAAAAATGGCTTTGAAGATATTACATGGGGAGATGATTTTGGTTCTCCACATGAAACATTCATTGCTAATCATTATGAAAAACCAGTATTCATTTTGAATTATCCTAAATCAATGAGTCCATTTTACATGAAGCCACATCCAACAAGAGATGATGTTGTTATTCGTGCTGATATGATTGCTCCAGAAGGATACGGTGAAATCATTGGTGGTAGTGAACGTGCTATCGGATTTGAGTATTTATTAGAACAAATTGAAAAAGACGGTTTAGATCGTAAAGATTATGAATGGTACTTAGACTTACAAAAATATGGTCCAGTTCCTCACTCAGGCTTTGGTTTAGGTCTTGAAAGAACTGTTACTTGGGTATGTGGTATTGAACACGTACGTGAAGCAAGTCCATT
- a CDS encoding PadR family transcriptional regulator, which translates to MISSDIIRGYNDSIILSILIDGDSYGYEISKKIRTITDEKYIIKETTLYSAFTRLKKKGFITSYPGEETFGKKRTYYKITSAGLAFYLEKEKEWQITKEVVDKFLGGK; encoded by the coding sequence ATGATTAGTAGTGATATCATTCGAGGATATAATGATTCAATTATTTTATCAATATTAATTGATGGGGATTCTTATGGTTATGAGATATCTAAAAAAATAAGAACAATTACAGATGAAAAATACATTATCAAGGAAACAACTTTATATTCAGCTTTCACACGATTAAAAAAAAAGGGATTTATAACATCTTATCCAGGTGAAGAAACATTTGGTAAAAAGAGAACATACTACAAAATAACATCTGCTGGGCTTGCTTTTTATTTAGAGAAAGAAAAAGAATGGCAAATTACTAAAGAAGTAGTCGATAAATTTTTAGGAGGAAAATAA
- the gloA gene encoding lactoylglutathione lyase, translating into MKMAHTCVRVKDLEASVDFYTKAFDFKESRRRDFPENKFTLVYLTLPNDSYELELTYNYDSEGYDLGNGYGHIAIATDDLEGLHQKHKEAGFNLTDLKNLPGVPPSYYFIVDPDGYKIEVIREK; encoded by the coding sequence ATGAAAATGGCACATACTTGTGTTCGAGTTAAAGATTTAGAAGCTTCTGTTGATTTTTATACAAAAGCATTTGATTTTAAAGAAAGTCGAAGAAGGGATTTTCCAGAAAACAAATTCACTCTAGTCTATTTAACATTACCAAATGATTCTTATGAATTAGAATTAACATATAACTATGATTCTGAAGGGTATGATTTAGGAAATGGTTATGGTCACATTGCTATTGCAACAGATGATTTAGAAGGCCTACACCAAAAACATAAAGAAGCTGGTTTTAACCTAACTGATTTAAAAAATTTACCTGGTGTTCCTCCTTCATATTATTTTATAGTTGATCCTGACGGCTATAAAATTGAAGTAATTCGTGAAAAATAG
- a CDS encoding DUF5590 domain-containing protein — MNRKRNQQLKIFGSILILTIVLVGVVLFQSASPMRKAKSQAVKISKNVAGISDVQDFYWFTRDKTYFTVVGTDNKNVEKIVFLPQDGSEAVIMNQKDGITNDEAIKKVLDMKKTKRINKVSLGIYKEKPVWEVVADSIESGLDYYLIDFKSGELVNEINQV; from the coding sequence GTGAATAGAAAAAGAAATCAACAACTCAAAATATTTGGCTCCATTTTAATTTTAACCATTGTACTAGTTGGAGTTGTTTTGTTTCAATCAGCTTCCCCAATGAGAAAAGCCAAAAGTCAGGCTGTTAAAATCTCAAAAAATGTTGCAGGTATTTCAGATGTGCAAGATTTTTATTGGTTTACACGAGATAAAACATACTTTACAGTTGTAGGAACTGATAATAAAAATGTTGAAAAAATCGTCTTTTTACCTCAAGATGGTTCTGAGGCAGTTATTATGAATCAAAAAGATGGAATTACAAATGATGAAGCTATAAAAAAAGTTTTAGACATGAAAAAAACAAAGAGAATCAATAAGGTTTCACTTGGTATTTATAAAGAAAAGCCAGTATGGGAAGTAGTGGCAGACAGTATAGAAAGTGGTTTAGACTATTATCTTATTGATTTTAAAAGTGGGGAACTTGTTAATGAAATAAATCAGGTTTAA
- a CDS encoding helicase C-terminal domain-containing protein, with the protein MDENIYAVVDIETTGTNPERDKIIQFACVLVQKGKIINYFSTDVNPLLAIPKNIESLTGISNQQVANAPYFEDIAPIISQLISDCVFVAHNVYFDFSFLNSELSRAGEIELKTKCIDTVELSQILYPTSTGFRVSDLAETLNLTHDNPHQALSDAYVTAELFICLCEKLKTIPYVTLKKMTELSYLLGVDNSMLFEEVLLSKESQLNQTEFDRVKTIESISLREKDYTFKEKKVREKKDFPKTNKEKELLFSSSFVNREPQLKMMNTISDFVEKEQGKNLIIEASTGVGKSLGYLMPLSYNNNNYPIIVSTSTIMLQEQLIDSTLEQLKEVTDNDLFGMVLKSYQHYIDLEKFNKTLKECPIEQKQYAINQMAVLTWLIETETGDLDEINLNKQHVFFDHIKHRGVHTLNSQSNFYQEDFVKYLEEKKEVADVIVVNHAFLCEENKRDISLIPKSSILVIDESHKLISQFENQEMISLSFNHVFSLLKKLKESEEANLALAKLNHSKLNRTVELLGTFSIDVREDLHWLERFLIEVGGFLEGKEEVLMENLPEVLEWPVPMRKNLKELITILNEINQLTEDFKQEIIKNMSNIKTKDYFNLLDYLHVLEQLSEWNKHFSTFFKTLEKTNVRWITLKKDHFTLKMLDFSKLSIQTTRWYQSFEKIIYTSGTLQLDVDSSYFEKQLNIPDAKKVKIEDTFDYQKNAKFLVVSKKEKISNQATFIAKTIIESRNIGKESMLVLFTSHHLLKQVYQQLSQHYNQQDVELYAQDITGTKEKIAKQFAKRAGGIILGANSFWEGVDLNLPNLDLIIMTKLPFDPPKRPLIEAKYRFIEEQGMNPFYTEAIPQAGMRLRQGLGRLLRSDADRGVILLLDDRLTKSSYSQQLLGYLPQGLQVEECSLETSLAQMSLFFTEIN; encoded by the coding sequence ATGGATGAAAACATCTATGCAGTTGTTGATATTGAGACAACTGGAACAAATCCCGAACGTGATAAAATTATTCAATTTGCTTGCGTTTTGGTTCAAAAGGGAAAAATCATTAACTATTTCTCTACGGACGTTAATCCCCTACTAGCAATTCCTAAAAACATCGAATCTTTAACAGGTATTAGTAATCAACAGGTTGCTAATGCTCCTTATTTTGAAGACATAGCACCAATCATTAGCCAGCTAATTTCAGATTGTGTATTTGTTGCTCATAATGTTTATTTTGATTTTTCTTTTTTGAATAGTGAATTGTCAAGAGCTGGAGAAATAGAATTAAAAACAAAATGTATTGATACGGTTGAACTCTCTCAAATTCTTTATCCTACATCGACAGGATTTAGAGTTTCTGATTTAGCTGAAACATTGAATTTAACACATGATAATCCCCATCAAGCTTTAAGTGATGCTTATGTGACAGCTGAGCTTTTTATTTGCTTGTGTGAGAAGTTAAAAACAATTCCTTATGTCACTTTGAAAAAAATGACTGAATTGTCTTATTTACTTGGGGTAGATAACTCTATGCTTTTTGAAGAAGTTCTTTTAAGTAAAGAAAGCCAGTTGAATCAAACTGAATTTGATAGGGTTAAAACGATTGAGAGTATTTCTCTTAGAGAAAAAGATTATACTTTTAAAGAAAAAAAAGTAAGAGAGAAGAAAGATTTTCCAAAAACAAATAAGGAAAAAGAACTACTTTTTTCATCTTCGTTTGTCAACAGAGAGCCACAATTGAAAATGATGAATACTATATCTGATTTTGTTGAAAAAGAACAGGGAAAAAACCTTATTATCGAAGCTAGTACAGGAGTTGGAAAAAGTTTAGGATACTTAATGCCTCTGAGCTACAACAATAATAATTATCCTATTATTGTTTCAACAAGTACCATCATGCTACAAGAGCAATTAATTGATAGTACCTTAGAGCAATTAAAAGAAGTGACTGATAATGACTTATTTGGTATGGTTTTAAAAAGTTATCAGCATTATATTGATCTTGAAAAATTTAATAAGACGTTGAAAGAATGCCCTATTGAACAAAAACAATATGCAATTAACCAAATGGCTGTGTTAACTTGGCTAATTGAGACTGAGACTGGAGATTTAGATGAAATTAATTTAAATAAACAACATGTTTTCTTTGATCATATCAAGCATAGAGGTGTACATACATTAAACAGTCAGTCAAATTTTTATCAAGAAGATTTTGTTAAGTATTTAGAAGAGAAGAAAGAAGTAGCTGATGTTATTGTTGTTAATCATGCTTTTTTATGTGAAGAAAACAAACGAGATATCTCATTAATTCCAAAATCTTCTATTTTAGTAATTGATGAATCTCATAAATTAATTAGTCAATTTGAGAATCAAGAAATGATCTCTTTATCATTTAATCATGTCTTTTCTTTATTGAAAAAACTAAAAGAGTCAGAAGAGGCTAATTTAGCGTTGGCGAAATTAAATCATTCTAAATTAAATCGTACAGTCGAATTGTTAGGAACTTTCTCTATAGACGTTAGAGAAGACTTACATTGGTTAGAACGCTTTTTAATAGAAGTAGGTGGTTTTTTAGAAGGGAAAGAAGAGGTGCTGATGGAGAATTTACCAGAAGTACTTGAATGGCCGGTCCCAATGAGAAAAAATTTAAAAGAACTTATAACCATTTTAAATGAAATTAATCAACTTACTGAAGATTTTAAGCAAGAAATTATTAAAAATATGTCTAACATCAAAACAAAAGATTACTTTAATTTACTTGATTATCTTCATGTTTTAGAACAACTTTCTGAATGGAATAAACATTTTTCAACATTCTTTAAAACATTAGAAAAAACTAACGTCAGATGGATAACTTTAAAGAAAGATCATTTTACTCTAAAAATGCTCGATTTTTCAAAACTATCTATTCAAACAACTCGTTGGTATCAGTCATTTGAAAAAATTATTTATACAAGCGGGACACTTCAATTGGATGTAGATTCTAGTTACTTTGAGAAACAATTGAATATACCTGATGCCAAGAAAGTTAAAATTGAAGATACTTTTGATTATCAAAAAAATGCAAAATTTCTTGTTGTTTCTAAAAAAGAGAAAATATCAAATCAGGCAACGTTCATAGCTAAGACCATTATTGAAAGTCGAAATATTGGAAAAGAATCAATGCTGGTTCTATTTACTTCTCATCATCTATTGAAACAAGTTTATCAACAGCTTTCTCAGCATTATAACCAGCAAGATGTTGAACTTTATGCTCAAGATATAACTGGAACAAAAGAAAAAATAGCGAAGCAATTTGCTAAACGAGCAGGTGGTATAATTTTAGGGGCAAATAGTTTTTGGGAAGGAGTAGATTTAAATCTTCCTAATTTAGATTTAATTATCATGACTAAGCTTCCATTTGATCCTCCAAAACGACCATTGATAGAAGCTAAGTATCGCTTTATAGAAGAACAAGGAATGAATCCTTTCTATACTGAAGCAATTCCTCAAGCAGGGATGCGATTAAGGCAAGGATTAGGACGGTTATTAAGATCTGATGCAGATAGAGGCGTTATTCTACTATTAGATGATCGACTAACAAAATCAAGTTATTCGCAGCAACTATTAGGCTATTTACCACAGGGGCTACAAGTAGAAGAATGTAGTTTGGAAACTAGTTTAGCTCAAATGAGTTTGTTTTTTACAGAAATTAACTGA
- a CDS encoding pyridoxal phosphate-dependent aminotransferase, translating to MKVSNRVLKLKPSTTLETAAKAKKLAEKGINVLNLALGEPDFNTPENIQDAAVKAIKSGEASFYTAVSGQKKLIEAVISRTKEDYGIEYEPNQVVVGTGAKFILFILFQALLNEGDEVIIPSPYWVSYGEQVEICDGIPVFVEGIESNHFKVTVEDLEKVTTNKTKAFILNSPCNPTGAIYTPEELEKIGKWAVKHNILIVADDIYGKLVYNGNVFTPIATLSEEIKKQTIVINGVSKSYAMTGWRIGYALGDEKLISQMVKIASQATSNPSAVSQYAAIEALTGNQEQVEKMRLVFEERLNLTYKRLNEIPGVKIDKPQGAFYLYPDISECLELCGYDNVTDWVNDLLEEAHVAVVTGEGFGTSKHIRLSYATDLETLDLAMDQIIAFVNKKQIK from the coding sequence ATGAAAGTATCTAATAGAGTATTGAAGTTAAAACCATCAACAACATTAGAAACAGCAGCAAAAGCAAAAAAATTAGCCGAAAAAGGAATTAACGTATTAAATTTAGCGCTAGGAGAGCCTGATTTTAATACACCTGAAAATATTCAGGATGCTGCTGTTAAAGCAATTAAGAGTGGAGAAGCTAGCTTTTATACAGCAGTTTCTGGACAAAAGAAATTGATTGAAGCAGTCATTAGCCGGACAAAAGAAGATTATGGTATTGAGTATGAACCTAATCAAGTCGTGGTTGGAACAGGTGCTAAATTTATTTTATTTATTCTGTTTCAGGCATTATTGAATGAAGGTGATGAAGTTATCATTCCATCACCTTACTGGGTAAGTTACGGAGAACAGGTTGAAATTTGTGATGGAATACCAGTTTTTGTGGAAGGTATTGAGTCTAATCATTTTAAAGTGACAGTTGAAGATTTAGAGAAAGTAACTACAAATAAAACGAAGGCTTTTATTTTAAATTCACCTTGTAATCCAACTGGTGCTATTTATACGCCGGAAGAATTGGAAAAAATTGGTAAATGGGCAGTTAAACATAATATTTTAATAGTAGCCGATGATATTTATGGCAAACTAGTTTATAATGGGAATGTCTTTACGCCAATTGCAACATTGTCTGAAGAGATAAAAAAACAGACAATCGTTATCAATGGAGTATCTAAAAGTTATGCAATGACTGGTTGGCGAATTGGTTACGCCTTAGGAGATGAGAAACTTATTTCTCAAATGGTAAAAATCGCCTCTCAGGCAACAAGTAATCCATCTGCTGTAAGTCAGTATGCTGCAATTGAAGCTTTAACAGGAAATCAAGAACAAGTTGAGAAGATGCGTTTAGTATTTGAAGAACGTTTAAATCTCACTTATAAACGACTTAATGAAATACCAGGAGTTAAGATCGATAAGCCTCAAGGTGCTTTTTATTTATATCCTGATATATCTGAATGTTTAGAATTATGTGGGTATGACAATGTGACTGATTGGGTAAATGATTTACTAGAAGAAGCTCACGTAGCTGTTGTGACAGGAGAAGGATTTGGAACCAGTAAACATATACGTCTAAGTTATGCAACAGATTTAGAAACTCTAGATTTGGCAATGGATCAGATTATTGCTTTTGTTAATAAAAAGCAAATCAAATAA
- a CDS encoding phage holin family protein — translation MRNLKIVGGFVFAFWIIALILTFNNSWMWWAYLLISSVALILAAILLYQTEIKNLYYRAEKDVTKLKSKSAQKISYDEDEEYYDVLDNKKRRKKRKKRRPSNYLETTARERKKTNENHGSSDEIHRMSSIRNKEYLHTKINLLYNGEKQQLLFETIQQLKANNFFSSYYAGVTNDDLVNNFEEYEERNIFELYDNLIPNTYAKVLYDPKSDSNRIGIFLGTTGDNQDEMMLGFIALEDSYKADLLLKKYANIQVFPTILGGTYKRVYRNRSGEIKIIKDFINYDLTISLAFYNN, via the coding sequence ATGAGAAATTTGAAAATTGTAGGGGGATTTGTATTCGCTTTTTGGATAATCGCCTTAATTTTAACCTTCAACAATTCATGGATGTGGTGGGCCTACTTGCTTATTTCCAGTGTTGCCTTAATTTTAGCAGCTATTTTGTTGTACCAAACTGAAATTAAAAATCTTTATTATCGTGCAGAAAAAGATGTAACGAAATTAAAAAGTAAGTCTGCACAAAAAATTAGTTATGATGAAGATGAAGAATATTACGATGTTCTTGATAATAAAAAACGTCGAAAAAAACGTAAAAAAAGGCGTCCAAGTAATTATTTAGAGACAACAGCAAGAGAACGTAAAAAAACAAATGAAAATCATGGCTCTTCCGATGAAATTCATCGTATGTCCTCTATTCGTAATAAAGAATATCTTCACACAAAAATTAATCTACTGTATAATGGCGAAAAACAACAGCTTTTATTTGAAACCATTCAACAGTTAAAAGCTAATAACTTCTTTTCAAGTTATTATGCCGGTGTAACTAATGATGATTTAGTTAATAATTTTGAAGAGTATGAGGAAAGAAACATTTTTGAGTTATATGATAATTTAATTCCAAATACTTATGCTAAGGTTCTTTATGATCCTAAATCCGATAGTAATAGAATCGGTATTTTTTTAGGAACAACAGGAGATAATCAAGATGAAATGATGCTTGGTTTTATCGCATTAGAAGACAGCTACAAAGCAGATTTATTACTTAAAAAATACGCCAATATACAAGTTTTCCCGACTATTTTAGGTGGAACTTATAAACGTGTTTACCGAAATAGATCTGGAGAAATTAAAATCATAAAAGATTTCATCAACTATGATTTAACAATTTCACTTGCATTTTATAACAATTAA
- a CDS encoding GtrA family protein, translating into MNKIINRESMSYLIFGVLTTVVYFVTRFTVIAITDNSMLGVVLAQVTAILFAYITNKIFVFKNKEWGFKQVLKQLFGFIVGRLFVFGLDVGITFLTVEKFPDFFIHLLFLDKINYEFVLFSSSLTKHFIGSSKLLNEFIFALFVQVLAIVINYIISKKAVFKKTV; encoded by the coding sequence ATGAATAAAATTATTAATAGAGAAAGTATGAGCTACTTAATATTTGGTGTGCTGACGACAGTTGTTTATTTTGTAACACGTTTCACGGTTATTGCAATAACAGATAATTCAATGTTAGGAGTTGTTTTAGCACAAGTTACAGCCATCCTATTTGCTTATATTACGAACAAGATATTTGTTTTTAAGAATAAGGAATGGGGATTTAAGCAGGTTTTAAAACAACTGTTTGGTTTTATAGTAGGACGACTATTTGTTTTTGGATTAGACGTTGGGATTACCTTTTTAACAGTTGAAAAATTTCCTGATTTTTTTATTCATCTATTATTTTTAGATAAAATTAATTATGAATTTGTCCTGTTTAGTAGTTCATTGACTAAACACTTTATCGGTAGCTCAAAATTATTAAATGAGTTTATCTTCGCTCTTTTTGTACAAGTCTTAGCAATTGTTATTAATTATATTATCTCTAAAAAAGCAGTATTTAAAAAAACCGTGTAA